Proteins found in one Puntigrus tetrazona isolate hp1 unplaced genomic scaffold, ASM1883169v1 S000000148, whole genome shotgun sequence genomic segment:
- the LOC122332740 gene encoding LOW QUALITY PROTEIN: cyclin-dependent kinase-like 5 (The sequence of the model RefSeq protein was modified relative to this genomic sequence to represent the inferred CDS: inserted 1 base in 1 codon), whose product MRTPASSDVMHRFEVLGIVGEGAYGVVLKCRHKETNEIVAIKKFKDSEENEEVKETTMRELKMLRTLKQENIVELKEAFRQRGKLYLVFEYVEKNMLELLEDMPNGAPPEKVRIYIYQLIKAIHWCHKNNIVHRDIKPENLLIGSXDVLKLCDFGFARDLSESTDANYTEYVATRWYRSPELLLGCVHGKAVDMWSVGCILGELSDGQPLFPGESEIDQLFTIQKVLGPLPPEQMKLFYNNPRFHGLRFPSVSHPQTLERHYLGIISPVLLDLMKNLLLLNPNERYLTEQSLNHHAFQTQRLTERPGPLTPTPVRSSKRKPLLDNSAPSRGHVVKSSSHHRSNSRDCSSLPRHGHDDLLPSSTDAFLNGSVPSANSLSPVMHPKSFQPLNRSASCGKDLASLQHAKEAKSKAGDFDFGKPADGPVPKYLKSNTPRSQNRHSFVEGKTSTLTGEREKQSRHGYGESAASSSSGGKGSSSYLSLSKSHGVLSDAKSVSNLSDMRLHPDDPAGSPRYFPSSCLDLNMNLNLPAPGSPSLQHGERSGHSPAVGRRSKLERDGSTAEPSTRRSSSRQKNEGNPIDPLDPKGGPSLSAPHEFPYGVGYTSPFSSQQRPHRHSMYVRRERGRPHGGEAGGLAVGQGMPTRASSLQLLTPQLQHRTLPRHMGSAVSRDAGLDDIRSDPAAAEVSHTRPLIRESTRDNTAAFHAPRQKSEGGVYHEQLTDDSGSAKENRMMYSDSVPRRVGSFYRVPSPRPDNSFHESSGVTMDSSHNIHQPTYDPWTGSETRDMSPPEPTKEKEKQGFFRSIKKKKKKSQATDADDERRPVVRKALFPLFHSQRSFTHSSSERERPLVATAMVPSEGPDQVLMQKASRSYTHQGSRHRTRSRDRERSRDRERERDQDPERDPDWPAERAAETHSQPLKSLRKLLHLTSSSSSSNQTSADLHYPLPSSKGGGSFAEPRGLGSMQPKGRRPAAYGAPGPLESGWHSSALGRPEGNPYPDQLTSKPGPNGFARHFRSRLPNLNDLKETAL is encoded by the exons GAGCGTACGGGGTCGTCCTGAAGTGCAGGCACAag GAGACGAATGAAATCGTGGCCATTAAGAAGTTTAAGGACAGTGAAG AAAATGAGGAGGTGAAGGAGACGACGATGCGTGAGCTGAAGATGCTCCGCACGCTGAAGCAGGAGAACATCGTGGAGCTGAAGGAGGCCTTTCGGCAGCGAGGCAAGCTGTACCTGGTGTTTGAGTACGTGGAGAAG AACATGCTGGAGCTTCTGGAGGACATGCCTAATGGAGCTCCGCCGGAGAAGGTCCGGATCTACATCTACCAGCTGATCAAAGCCATCCACTGGTGCCACAAGAACAACATCGTCCACAGAG ATATCAAGCCGGAGAATCTGCTCATCGGCT AAGACGTGCTCAAACTGTGCGACTTCG GTTTTGCGCGGGATCTCTCAGAAAGCACGGATGCTAACTACACGGAGTATGTGGCGACGAGGTGGTATCGATCCCCGGAGCTGCTGCTGGGGtg CGTGCACGGGAAGGCGGTGGACATGTGGTCAGTGGGGTGTATTCTGGGCGAGCTGAGCGACGGTCAGCCCTTGTTTCCGGGCGAGAGTGAGATCGACCAGCTCTTCACCATCCAGAAGGTCCTGGGCCCTCTGCCGCCCGAACAGATGAAGCTCTTCTACAACAACCCTCGCTTCCACGGGCTGAGG TTTCCCTCGGTCAGCCACCCGCAGACTCTGGAGCGACATTATCTGGGAATCATCAGCCCAGTCCTACTGGACCTCATgaag aacCTGTTGTTGTTAAACCCGAATGAGCGCTACCTGACTGAACAGAGTCTGAACCACCACGCCTTCCAGACGCAGCGCCTGACGGAGCGCCCCGGGCCGCTCACACCCACACCCGTCCGCTCCTCCAAGAGGAAACCACTCCTGGATAACAGCGCCCCCAGCAG GGGTCATGTGGTCAAGAGTTCAAGTCACCATCGTTCAAACAGCCGCGACTGCTCCAGCCTGCCCCGTCACGGGCACGACGACCTCCTCCCATCCAGCACCGATGCGTTCCTGAACGGGTCGGTCCCGTCTGCCAACAGCCTGAGCCCCGTGATGCACCCAAAATCCTTTCAGCCGCTCAACCGCTCGGCATCGTGCGGCAAAGACCTGGCCAGCCTGCAGCACGCCAAAGAGGCCAAATCTAAGGCGGGCGATTTTGACTTCGGCAAACCGGCGGACGGACCGGTGCCCAAGTACCTGAAATCCAACACGCCTCGCTCACAGAACCGGCATTCCTTTGTGGAGGGCAAGACCAGCACGCTGACGGGGGAGCGGGAGAAACAGAGCCGGCACGGTTACGGCGAGTCCGCCGCCTCATCATCTTCGGGCGGAAAGGGGTCGTCTTCGTACCTGAGTTTGTCCAAGAGTCACGGAGTGCTCAGCGACGCCAAATCCGTGAGCAACCTCAGCGACATGCGACTGCACCCGGACGACCCCGCCGGCTCTCCGCGCTACTTCCCCAGCAGCTGCTTGGACCTCAACATGAACCTGAACTTGCCGGCACCGGGCAGTCCGTCCCTGCAACACGGGGAGCGCTCCGGACACAGTCCCGCAGTGGGGCGTCGCAGCAAACTGGAACGGGATGGAAGCACGGCCGAGCCGTCCACCCGCCGCTCCTCATCCAGGCAGAAGAATGAGGGAAACCCCATCGATCCGCTCGACCCCAAAGGGGGACCGTCTCTTTCGGCGCCCCACGAGTTCCCCTATGGTGTGGGCTACACCAGCCCGTTTTCCTCCCAGCAGAGGCCGCATAGGCACTCCATGTACGTGAGGAGGGAACGGGGGAGACCCCACGGGGGCGAGGCGGGCGGACTGGCAGTGGGGCAGGGGATGCCCACGAGGGCCAGCAGTCTACAGCTCCTAACCCCTCAGCTCCAGCATCGAACCCTGCCGAGGCACATGGGCAGTGCCGTTTCGCGGGATGCAGGGTTAGACGACATCAGG AGTGACCCCGCGGCCGCCGAGGTCAGTCACACGCGACCTTTAATCCGGGAGTCCACACGGGACAACACCGCCGCCTTTCACGCACCGCGGCAAAAGAGCGAG GGAGGCGTTTATCACGAGCAGCTCACGGATGACAGTGGATCGGCTAAAGAGAACCGCATGATGTACAGCGACTCCGTGCCTCGGCGGGTCGGGAGCTTCTACAGGG TGCCGTCTCCCAGACCAGATAACTCATTTCACGAGAGCTCAGGAGTCACGATGGACAGCAGCCACAACATACACCAACCCACATACGACCCCTG GACGGGGTCTGAGACACGGGACATGAGTCCCCCAGAACCCACCAAAGAGAAGGAGAAACAAGGCTTCTTCAGATCCatcaagaaaaagaagaagaagtctCAAGcc ACAGACGCTGATGACGAGCGAAGGCCAGTCGTGAGGAAAGCTCTGTttcctctctttcactctcaGAGGAGCTTCACGCACAGCTCCTCTGAGAGAGAGCGCCCCCTGGTGGCCACAGCAATG GTGCCGAGCGAGGGGCCGGACCAGGTGCTGATGCAGAAAGCGTCGCGCTCGTACACGCACCAGGGCAGCAGACATCGCACCCGCAGCCGAGACCGAGAGCGCAGCCGCGACCGAGAGCGGGAACGAGACCAGGACCCGGAGCGGGACCCCGACTGGCCCGCCGAGAGAGCGGCCGAAACACACTCGCAG cctcTAAAGTCTTTGCGGAAGCTGCTTCATCTCACCTCCTCGTCCTCGTCCTCCAACCAGACCTCGGCAGACCTCCACTACCCCCTGCCCTCCTCCAAAGGCGGCGGGAGTTTCGCGGAGCCGCGCGGCCTCGGCTCCATGCAGCCCAAGGGCCGCCGGCCCGCCGCGTACGGGGCCCCGGGGCCCTTGGAGTCCGGCTGGCACTCCAGCGCTCTGGGCCGCCCCGAGGGAAACCCGTACCCCGACCAGCTGACCTCCAAACCGGGCCCCAACGGTTTCGCTCGCCACTTTCGTTCGCGTTTGCCAAACCTGAATGACCTTAAAGAGACGGCGCTGTGA